Part of the Streptomyces sp. NBC_01353 genome, CGACCCCGCACACGAAGACGACCAACCCCCAATGATCCCGCACGAGGGGGAGGTCACAGGCTCGTGAGGAGGTCGTCGAGCGGGGCCGGTACCTGTGCGGGGTCGAGGGCCTCCACCAGGAGACCGCCGTAGCGGATCTTGCGGCCCTTCTTCGTGCCGAGGAAGCGCCGCAACTGCTGGTGACGGGGCCGGCCCTGCTGTGCCGGCTGGCTCAGAAAGGTCTGCCAGGGGCGCAGGTCGCCCTCAGCCCGGATGATCTCCTCGACCCTCGCCGTACCCAGTGCTTGGATGAGCTCGTCCTCCAGGTCGGCCACGCACACGAAGAAGCCCGCGCGTGGCGCCCCGGCCCGCTCCAGGCCGCGGTCGTAGTAGCGCTGCTCGCGCTCGTCGCACAGTCCCGTCAAGCGCAGGCCAAGACCGGGCGGCCCGAGAAGGCCGGCGTAGCGGCCGACGTTCATCGCCCCGCCCATCGACACGACGCACACCCCTTCGGCGGCGAGGTCCCGGCCACGCCGTGCGGCCAGCGCCTCGACGGCCGCGAGGTCACTCAGCCCCTCCAGCAGCACCGCTGTCCGGAGCCCCAGTTGCCTGGCCAAATCACTCGCCGGTCCACTGGGACCGCCCGCCGCCCATCGACCGACCGCGTCCCGGAACGCCCACATGTCCACCATGGAGCGAGTCTGCACCTCCACCGAACGGCGCAGCATCGGATTTTCTCGACGGCTGACTCGACCTGCCCGGCGCCCTCGCCCGAGGGGCAGCCATCAGCCCCTGGCGGGGACTCGGGCGCCGGTGCCGGAATGGCCACTCGGCGGGCGGTCCCCAGAAGGCACTGCTCAGCGGCACAGGGCCGTGTCCACGACACGCTCGACACGCCTGGTGACCGCCACGTCGGTCGGGATGCTGGTCACCGCGACGTTGGCGGCGCGGCCGTCCTCGGTGACGCCGCCCCGGGTCTCGTAGCCCGCGATGTCACCGCCGTGGCCCCAGTAGACACCGCCGCACGACAACGGCCTGCTCAAGATCCCCAGGCCATAGCCGGCGCCGGTGTCCCCGATGGCGACGGTCGTGCGCATCTGGGCGAGCTGGGCCTCCGGGAGGAGGCGGCCGTCGAGGAGCGCGGTGAAGAACCGGTTGACGTCGGAGTTGGTGGAGATCATCTGGCCTGCCGCCCAGCCCGCGGAGGGGTCGATCTCCGTGAAGTCGCGTAGCGGAGCTCCGGCCGAAAGCCGGTGGTAGCCCTTGGGGTGGGGTTCTCGGATGGTCTTGTCACCGGGAGCGGGGAAGTACGTGTGGCGCAACCCGATGCGTTTGATGATGCGCTGGTCGATCTGCTCGGCGAGGGGGCGGCCGGTGACCTTCTGGACGATCAGCCCGGCCAGCACGTAGTTCGTGTTGCTGTACGACCACTTCGCCCCGGGGGCGAAGTCGGCCTTGTGCCGGAGGGCGATGTCGAGGAG contains:
- a CDS encoding serine hydrolase domain-containing protein translates to MPAATAVAVAVITIGALTPAASSAAGTNTVQASAGARPDTVQQGLDALVRTEGLPAALAGVKGRDGHTRTYTAGVGDLATGSKVPRDGQVRIGSNTKTFTAVVVLQLVGEGKIGLDSPIDAYLPGLVRGDGIDGRNITVRQLLQHTSGIPEYGEDVGDEALKSRYFDPRDLLDIALRHKADFAPGAKWSYSNTNYVLAGLIVQKVTGRPLAEQIDQRIIKRIGLRHTYFPAPGDKTIREPHPKGYHRLSAGAPLRDFTEIDPSAGWAAGQMISTNSDVNRFFTALLDGRLLPEAQLAQMRTTVAIGDTGAGYGLGILSRPLSCGGVYWGHGGDIAGYETRGGVTEDGRAANVAVTSIPTDVAVTRRVERVVDTALCR
- a CDS encoding TOPRIM nucleotidyl transferase/hydrolase domain-containing protein, which gives rise to MVDMWAFRDAVGRWAAGGPSGPASDLARQLGLRTAVLLEGLSDLAAVEALAARRGRDLAAEGVCVVSMGGAMNVGRYAGLLGPPGLGLRLTGLCDEREQRYYDRGLERAGAPRAGFFVCVADLEDELIQALGTARVEEIIRAEGDLRPWQTFLSQPAQQGRPRHQQLRRFLGTKKGRKIRYGGLLVEALDPAQVPAPLDDLLTSL